The following coding sequences lie in one Flavobacterium sediminis genomic window:
- a CDS encoding formylglycine-generating enzyme family protein: MNKNYKFALLLIILFSFLNTLQAQYKPEMVTVKGGTFMMGTKENPYIETDEQLAHEVTVKDFEIGKYEVTIYEWSLYVRDNKLKFPKIDYLSKNAPIREISWIDAINYCNWLSKKNGFKPAYKRVNNQYVCDFSSNGYRLPTEAEWEFAAKGGNETKNFKYSGSNKADIVSWYKNNSNNKIHQVGTKLANELGIYDMSGNVWEWCWDWYNKDFYLTESGNNPIGPERGTERCLRGGSWDSRLYSLRCANRLKDKPFLSSEFYGFRLARTIN, translated from the coding sequence ATGAATAAAAATTACAAATTTGCTCTATTACTTATCATCTTATTTTCCTTCCTTAACACTCTACAAGCACAATACAAACCGGAAATGGTTACTGTAAAAGGAGGAACCTTTATGATGGGAACTAAAGAAAACCCATACATTGAAACAGACGAACAATTAGCTCATGAAGTTACGGTTAAAGATTTTGAAATCGGAAAATACGAAGTAACTATCTACGAATGGAGCTTATATGTTAGAGACAACAAATTAAAATTCCCTAAAATCGATTACCTATCTAAAAACGCTCCTATACGAGAAATCTCATGGATTGACGCAATCAACTATTGCAACTGGTTAAGCAAAAAGAACGGATTCAAACCTGCCTATAAAAGAGTTAACAACCAATACGTTTGTGATTTTTCATCAAACGGATACCGCTTACCTACTGAAGCAGAATGGGAATTTGCTGCTAAAGGCGGAAACGAAACTAAAAATTTTAAATATTCAGGAAGCAACAAAGCTGATATTGTATCGTGGTACAAAAACAACAGCAATAATAAAATTCACCAAGTAGGCACTAAATTAGCTAATGAACTAGGCATTTACGACATGAGCGGAAATGTTTGGGAATGGTGTTGGGATTGGTATAACAAAGATTTCTACTTAACTGAAAGCGGCAATAACCCTATAGGTCCGGAACGAGGTACTGAAAGATGCCTGAGAGGCGGAAGCTGGGACAGTCGATTGTATTCTTTAAGATGTGCCAATCGTTTAAAAGACAAACCTTTTCTATCCTCTGAATTTTACGGCTTCAGATTAGCAAGAACCATCAATTAA
- a CDS encoding PAS domain-containing protein produces MEEIQRPTPIDKEVVWDKSKILMSKTDKFGTIEYANDAFVDVSGYEDYELVGKPHNIIRHPDMPKVIFKVLWDNLKKGNNFHAIVKNLAKSGRYYWVITDYEVVEDQNGEIINYIGRRTAVPDDVVSKSIEPLYKKLLQIEEASGVESCEKYLTGFLEEEGKSYDEYVLKLLADYEKTNNPQPIVEEKEEKGFFGKLFGR; encoded by the coding sequence ATGGAAGAAATTCAAAGACCTACACCTATTGATAAGGAAGTAGTATGGGACAAATCAAAGATTTTAATGAGTAAAACTGATAAATTCGGAACTATCGAATATGCAAATGATGCATTCGTAGACGTTTCGGGTTATGAAGATTACGAACTAGTAGGTAAGCCTCACAATATCATCAGACATCCTGACATGCCTAAAGTTATCTTTAAAGTTTTATGGGATAATTTGAAAAAAGGAAATAACTTCCATGCTATTGTAAAGAATTTAGCTAAATCAGGAAGGTATTACTGGGTAATCACAGATTATGAAGTTGTAGAAGATCAAAACGGAGAAATCATAAATTATATCGGTAGAAGAACAGCTGTTCCGGACGATGTAGTTAGCAAAAGTATTGAACCGCTTTACAAAAAGTTACTTCAAATCGAAGAAGCAAGTGGTGTTGAATCTTGTGAAAAATATTTAACAGGGTTCTTAGAAGAAGAAGGTAAGTCTTATGACGAATACGTTCTTAAATTACTTGCTGATTATGAAAAAACAAACAATCCTCAGCCAATCGTTGAAGAAAAAGAAGAAAAAGGATTTTTCGGAAAACTTTTCGGTAGATAA